From Salvia splendens isolate huo1 chromosome 16, SspV2, whole genome shotgun sequence, a single genomic window includes:
- the LOC121771338 gene encoding peroxidase 39-like, translated as MMASRIGILIVAFLSYAMLASGYFLHVSGLSGLGLAFSHPPTDDHQDFDALEQHNIRHPPEDERDFKIPEHERDHGIGDDSADSSKPAANERLLQQVEPETGLVVPGLPVQDPNSKPEQQADSEHVQEPKPTNEPVEEPANMPKQEPENRPVEEPTNIPKQELENQPVQEPVNKPVEGPGKGGLREMFYEQSCPDAEKIVNATIHKHFLKDPTYAAGFVRLFFHDCYVTGCDASILLDTTPTSEQVEKKAKHNGPLVRGYEVVDDIKAELEKACPGVVSCADILAFATRDSLVYSGVPFYGVTAGRRDARASLATNVEGNLPLPDATAEDNIRLFEKKGMMLEDLILLVGAHSIGTAHCSIVAGRFRDKEKEKNIDKGYWIKMQTMTVCQSEIQDVPFDPFSHHKMDSRFYKELLTNRALIESDHNLARDPRGNSMMKKFVDDQAGWIAKFTNSMKKLGETEVLVGDQGEVRKQCRAVN; from the exons ATGATGGCTTCCAGAATAGGAATCCTCATAGTTGCATTCCTTTCCTATGCAATGCTGGCATCCGGATACTTCCTTCATGTCTCAGGGCTTTCCGGGCTGGGCCTCGCCTTCAGTCATCCTCCTACCGATGATCATCAGGATTTCGACGCTCTGGAGCAGCACAATATCAGGCACCCTCCTGAAGATGAACGAGATTTCAAAATTCCGGAGCATGAGAGGGACCATGGTATAGGAGACGATTCTGCTGATTCATCGAAGCCTGCTGCCAACGAGCGACTGTTGCAGCAGGTTGAACCTGAAACCGGGCTTGTAGTGCCCGGTTTACCTGTGCAGGATCCCAACTCCAAACCTGAGCAACAGGCGGATTCCGAACATGTGCAAGAACCCAAACCCACGAACGAACCTGTAGAAGAACCCGCAAATATGCCCAAGCAAGAACCCGAGAACAGGCCTGTGGAAGAGCCCACGAATATACCCAAGCAAGAGCTTGAGAATCAGCCCGTGCAAGAGCCAGTAAACAAGCCCGTGGAAGGGCCCGGAAAAGGCGGGCTGAGAGAAATGTTTTACGAGCAGAGTTGTCCTGATGCTGAGAAGATTGTGAATGCGACCATTCACAAACATTTTCTAAAGGATCCAACGTATGCTGCTGGCTTTGTTCGCCTCTTTTTCCATGACTGTTACGTCACG GGGTGCGATGCTTCAATCCTCCTCGATACAACGCCTACGAGCGAGCAGGTGGAGAAGAAGGCAAAGCACAACGGGCCGCTCGTGCGTGGCTATGAAGTCGTCGACGACATAAAGGCCGAGCTCGAGAAGGCGTGCCCTGGGGTGGTCTCCTGTGCGGATATCCTCGCGTTCGCCACCCGCGACTCCCTCGTCTACTCGGGCGTGCCCTTCTACGGCGTCACAGCCGGGCGCCGCGACGCACGTGCGTCCCTCGCTACGAATGTCGAGGGCAACCTTCCACTCCCGGATGCCACGGCCGAGGACAACATCCGCCTCTTCGAGAAGAAAGGGATGATGCTGGAGGATCTAATCCTTCTCGTCGGCGCACACTCCATCGGGACCGCCCACTGCAGCATCGTCGCTGGGAGGTTTCGcgacaaggagaaggagaaaaatatcGACAAAGGGTACTGGATCAAGATGCAGACGATGACGGTCTGCCAGAGCGAGATCCAGGATGTGCCGTTCGATCCCTTCTCACACCACAAGATGGACTCCCGCTTCTACAAGGAGCTGCTGACCAACAGGGCGTTGATCGAGTCGGATCACAACCTGGCAAGGGATCCAAGGGGGAACAGCATGATGAAGAAGTTCGTAGACGATCAGGCCGGTTGGATCGCAAAGTTCACCAACTCGATGAAGAAGCTCGGGGAGACAGAGGTGCTCGTGGGAGATCAAGGAGAGGTCAGGAAGCAGTGCAGGGCTGTTAACTAA
- the LOC121771304 gene encoding uncharacterized protein LOC121771304, which produces MAGSALAITITNKESANQAFDVWQVSSTAAHPLLIALILFRCRFRSIASAAPRFSRPPPHPSSSSTRELSGMDGAVFALSLDQKPLSCFTSRSSWPQISCLSGFQARGSGAIFLSYKDGAG; this is translated from the exons atggcgGGATCAGCTTTGGCCATAACCATCACCAACAAGGAGAGTGCGAACCAAGCATTCGACGTATGGCAGGTTTCATCAACTGCAGCTCATCCGCTTCTAATAGCACTTATCCTTTTCCGGTGCCGGTTCCGAAGCATCGCCTCTGCGGCTCCTAGATTTTCTCGCCCACCGCCGCATCCGTCAAGCTCATCTACAAGAGAACTCTCCGGAATGGATGGCGCGGTTTTCGCCCTCTCTCTCGATCAAAAACCCTT GAGCTGCTTTACATCTCGAAGTTCATGGCCTCAAATATCATGCTTATCGGGGTTTCAGGCAAGGGGAAGCGGGGCCATCTTTTTGAGCTATAAAGACGGTGCTGGCTAG
- the LOC121772192 gene encoding ribose-phosphate pyrophosphokinase 4-like, producing MSAISPRQSVPSFSSKSSSKTLTPTPNSTRSCNRIHCELKKASAAPQKWTIDCVSSTDPIHIILKPPNSALLPSPMDSSLKNSKRVCLFYCSEMRDLAERIASESDAIELRSITWRTFADGFPNLFISNAQGVRGQHVAFLASFSSPGVIFEQLSIIYALPRLFVSSFTLILPFFPTGTSERMEDEGDVATAFTLARILSNIPISMGGPASLVIFDIHALQERFYFGDNVLPCFESGIPLLLNRLQSLPDSDNITIAFPDDGAWKRFHKQLQHFPMVVCAKVREGDQRIVRIKEGDPKGRHVVIVDDLVQSGGTLIECQKVLAKHGATKISAYVTHGIFPNKSWQRFNHDKGGNPENGMAYFWITDSCPETVKQVKDKPPFEVISLAAAIASALHI from the exons ATGTCGGCCATTTCGCCGCGCCAATCCGTTCCATCATTCTCGTCCAAATCGTCCAGCAAAACCCTAACCCCAACCCCCAATTCCACCCGCTCCTGTAACAGGATTCACTGCGAGCTCAAGAAAGCTTCCGCTGCTCCTCAGAAATGGACAATTGATTGCGTCTCTTCAACAGACCCAATTCACATCATCCTCAAACCCCCGAATTCGGCCTTACTACCTTCGCCTATGGATTCTTCGCTCAAGAATTCTAAGAGGGTTTGCCTCTTTTACTGCTCCGAGATGAGGGACCTCGCTGAGAGAATTGCTTCCGAGTCCGACGCAATTGAGCTTCGCAGCATTACTTGGAG GACATTTGCAGATGGATTTCCGAATTTGTTCATATCCAATGCTCAAGGTGTTCGTGGACAGCATGTAGCATTCCTTGCTTCATTCAGCTCTCCTGGGGTTATTTTCGAGCAATTGTCAATCATCTATGCTCTGCCAAGACTATTTGTCTCATCCTTTACTCTCATCCTCCCATTTTTCCCTACGGGCACTTCTGAGAGAATGGAGGATGAAGGAGATGTTGCCACAGCATTCACGCTTGCAAGGATCTTGTCTAATATTCCTATATCTATGGGTGGACCTGCCAGTTTAGTGATTTTCGATATCCATGCTTTACAG GAGAGATTTTACTTTGGTGATAATGTTTTACCCTGCTTCGAAAGTGGTATACCATTGCTACTGAATAGGCTACAATCGCTTCCCGACTCTGATAAT ATAACAATAGCCTTTCCTGATGATGGTGCATGGAAACGGTTTCACAAGCAGCTACAGCACTTCCCAATG GTTGTTTGTGCTAAAGTAAGAGAAGGTGATCAACGAATTGTAAGAATCAAGGAGGGTGACCCGAAGGGACGCCATGTTGTGATAGTGGACGACCTTGTCCAGTCTGGTGGCACGCTGATAGAGTGTCAG AAAGTGTTGGCCAAACATGGAGCTACCAAAATAAGTGCTTACGTGACGCATGGAATCTTTCCAAATAAGTCATGGCAACGGTTTAACCATGACAAAGGAG GTAACCCCGAGAATGGGATGGCTTACTTTTGGATCACAGACTCGTGCCCAGAGACGGTGAAGCAGGTAAAGGACAAGCCCCCATTCGAGGTCATAAGTCTTGCAGCTGCCATAGCGTCTGCACTCCATATTTAG
- the LOC121770769 gene encoding AP-1 complex subunit mu-2-like, producing the protein MAGAASALFLLDIKGRVLVWRDYRGDVSATQAERFFAKLMEKGGDPETQDPVVYDSGVTYMFIQHNNVYLMTASRQNCNAASLLLFLHRVVDVFKHYFEELEEESLRDNFVVVYELLDEIMDFGYPQYTEAKILSEFIKTDAYRMEVAQRPPMAVTNAVSWRSEGIRYKKNEVFLDVVESVNILVNSNGQIIRSDVVGALKMRTYLSGMPECKLGLNDRVLLEAQGRATKGKAIDLDDIKFHQCVRLARFENDRTIAFIPPDGSFDLMTYRLSTQVKPLIWVEAQIERHSRSRIEFMVKARSQFKERSTATNVEIEIPVPPDATNPNVRTSMGSATYAPENDSLIWKIKSFPGGKEYMLRAEFRLPSITSEDAAPERKAPIRVKFEIPYFTVSGIQVRYLKIIEKSGYQALPWVRYITMAGEYELRLI; encoded by the exons ATGGCGGGAGCAGCATCGGCGCTGTTCCTACTGGACATTAAGGGTAGGGTTCTGGTGTGGCGGGACTACCGCGGAGATGTCTCAGCCACCCAGGCAGAACGCTTCTTCGCTAAGCTCATGGAGAAAGGG GGTGATCCAGAGACCCAGGATCCTGTTGTTTATGATAGTGGTGTGACGTACATGTTTATACAACACAACAATGTATATCTCATGACTGCATCTCGGCAAAACTGCAATGCTGCTAGCCTTCTTTTATTTCTACACCGAGTAGTCGAT GTCTTCAAGCATTACTTTGAAGAATTAGAAGAAGAATCACTGAGAGATAATTTTGTTGTAGTG TATGAGCTACTGGACGAAATTATGGACTTTGGCTACCCACAATACACCGAAGCCAAGATTCTTAGCGAGTTCATAAAGACTGATGCTTACAGGATGGAAGTGGCACAGAGGCCTCCGATGGCAGTCACAAATGCAGTGTCATGGCGCAGTGAAGGGATACGTTACAAAAAGAATGAA GTCTTTCTTGATGTTGTGGAGAGTGTCAATATACTAGTCAATAGTAATGGCCAAATAATTAGGTCAGATGTCGTTGGGGCACTAAAGATGCGAACGTATTTGAG TGGTATGCCCGAGTGTAAGCTAGGACTGAATGACAGAGTTTTGCTTGAAGCCCAAGGGCGAGCTACTAAGGGAAAAGCCATTGATCTCGATGACATCAAGTTTCATCA GTGTGTGCGGTTGGCTCGGTTTGAGAATGATAGAACCATAGCCTTCATACCTCCTGATGGATCGTTTGATCTAATGACTTACAGGCTCAGCACTCAG GTAAAGCCTTTAATATGGGTTGAAGCTCAGATAGAAAGGCACTCTAGGAGCCGAATAGAATTTATGGTGAAAGCCAGGAGCCAATTCAAGGAGCGTAG CACTGCAACAAATGTTGAGATTGAGATACCTGTGCCGCCTGATGCTACTAATCCAAATGTTCGTACCTCAATGGGATCTGCTACTTATGCTCCAGAAAATGATTCACTAATTTGGAAAATTAAGTCTTTTCCAGGTGGCAAG GAATATATGTTGAGAGCAGAGTTTAGGCTTCCCAGTATCACATCAGAGGATGCAGCTCCAGAAAGAAAGGCTCCCATAAGGGTGAAGTTTGAAATACCATACTTCACTGTTTCAGGAATACAG GTCCGTTACTTGAAAATCATCGAAAAGAGTGGCTATCAGGCTCTCCCATGGGTGAGGTATATAACAATGGCTGGTGAATACGAGCTTAGACTTATTTGA
- the LOC121772193 gene encoding uncharacterized protein LOC121772193 yields MKALYSSESILTPIPYFKIKPGIRIPKTAVQFPIAAAKRCFSIKAVLDVVSFDELSEIRNPAISTSYRNPKLRRPNQTVLDAQTKVCTCPTQTKPLNAEQAFKVLDTILKAVKGELKGEEEVSKAQLGAFFAAMTILANAFPEPTQWSDGERTAMTYYWPHLVRVLPPDIIFLADLEQSIMGVSSSIGPLFVGNGTAEMRLVGALREILAGGHLGYDEVQGVLRDVLPLSSEDKKTAAASESLLAAFLIGQRMNRETDRELKAYCLAFDDERGPAPVADIRSLTHYDGNTRFFRSTLFVAAVRSCYGESCLLHGVDWMPPKGSITEEQMLKFVGANTQLNSLQAKELRPPPMIFDEDVGFAYISQREAQPSLYSLIELREHIKKRPPLATTEKVQQLVRAKGKEAIVAGFYHGGYEESLLMLMRRRGIHSVLVVKVLKFILISYITLKVEGKDLSWALMYFPAISHLI; encoded by the exons ATGAAAGCTCTATACAGTTCAGAGTCAATCCTAACTCCAATTCCATACTTCAAAATCAAGCCAGGAATTCGAATTCCAAAAACTGCCGTACAGTTTCCCATTGCAGCGGCGAAGCGTTGTTTCTCGATCAAAGCTGTTCTCGATGTAGTATCCTTCGATGAGCTATCAGAAATCCGGAATCCAGCTATTTCGACGTCGTATAGGAATCCGAAGCTACGGCGGCCGAATCAGACTGTGTTGGACGCCCAGACGAAGGTCTGCACTTGTCCAACTCAAACTAAGCCTCTCAATGCAGAGCAAGCCTTTAAGGTTCTAGATACAATTTTAAAAGCAG TTAAAGGAGAGCTCAAAGGTGAAGAGGAAGTATCCAAAGCACAGCTTGGAGCGTTTTTCGCAGCAATGACAATCCTAGCAAATGCCTTCCCTGAGCCAACTCAATGGAGTGATGGTGAGAGGACTGCAATGACCTATTATTGGCCACACTTAGTGCGCGTATTACCTCCAGATATAATATTTTTAGCTGATCTTGAACAGTCGATTATGGGAGTTAGTAGTTCAATCGGTCCTCTTTTTGTTGGTAATGGGACTGCCGAGATGAGACTGGTAGGTGCCCTCAGGGAAATTCTTGCTGGCGGTCATTTGGGGTATGATGAAGTTCAGGGTGTTTTGAGAGATGTTCTTCCACTAAGTTCCGAAGACAAGAAAACAGCAGCTGCAAGTGAGTCGCTGCTTGCAGCATTTTTGATAGGCCAACGCATGAACAGGGAAACAGATCGCGAGCTAAAAGCATACTGCCTTGCATTTGATGATGAACGTG GTCCAGCGCCAGTTGCTGACATAAGATCTCTGACCCATTATGATGGTAATACGCGATTTTTCAGGAGTACACTTTTTGTTGCTGCAGTTAGATCCTGCTATGGTGAATCTTGCTTGCTTCATGGTGTGGACTGGATGCCGCCTAAG GGCAGCATTACGGAAGAGCAAATGCTGAAGTTCGTGGGTgcaaacacacaattaaactcATTGCAGGCAAAAGAGCTACGTCCCCCACCAATGATTTTT GATGAAGATGTTGGTTTTGCTTACATTAGTCAACGAGAAGCACAACCTTCTCT CTATTCGTTGATTGAGTTGAGAGAACATATAAAGAAACGCCCACCATtggcaacaactgaaaaagttCAGCAACTTGTGAGG GCTAAGGGTAAGGAAGCTATTGTTGCTGGATTTTACCATGGAGGTTATGAGGAGTCACTTCTGATGCTAATGAGAAGAAGAGGAATCCACTCTGTCTTGGTTGTGAAGGTATTAAAATTCATACTTATAAGTTATATCACTCTCAAAGTTGAGGGTAAAGATCTGAGTTGGGCATTAATGTATTTTCCGGCCATTAGCCATTTGATTTAA